In Abyssisolibacter fermentans, a genomic segment contains:
- a CDS encoding MalY/PatB family protein, translating into MYNFEELLYRENNGSMKWNKEYIRRRFPKSKDEIFPLFIADMDYKLPKEIVDSFIEFIQQSDFGYYDILDDYYKSIINWYKKIHHCSIENSWIIPGIGTITSIYVSISILLNNVDNVLIFTPVYGPFRDVVDKNNCNLIKYPLKLKHKEYVIDFKELEKSIIRNNISSILFCSPHNPSGKIWSKSELDSLIYLCKKYNLTLFVDEVHSDLVIGEKEFISMANYFNEYENIIISSSPNKTFNLAGLNASYLLTPNQEFKGKIEEGLKNRKLNPNRVGYRFLVSCYEKGERWVYELRNNIKENYILVKEILTGSDIEMINHQAGYLLWIKLNKVNDIDKFVIELAQDTGVLLETGSRFVDNYENFVRVNLATSKDILREAMRRFKSYYDNK; encoded by the coding sequence ATGTATAATTTTGAAGAATTATTATATAGAGAAAATAATGGGTCTATGAAATGGAATAAAGAGTATATCAGAAGAAGATTTCCAAAATCTAAAGATGAAATATTCCCGTTATTTATAGCTGACATGGATTATAAGCTTCCAAAGGAAATAGTAGACTCTTTTATTGAATTCATTCAACAAAGTGATTTTGGATATTATGATATATTAGATGATTATTACAAGAGTATTATTAATTGGTATAAAAAAATACATCATTGTTCTATTGAGAACTCGTGGATAATTCCTGGTATTGGAACGATAACTTCTATATATGTATCTATTTCAATTTTATTAAATAATGTAGATAATGTATTAATATTTACACCTGTATACGGTCCGTTTAGAGATGTAGTTGATAAAAATAATTGCAATCTAATAAAATATCCTTTAAAGCTAAAACATAAAGAGTATGTTATTGATTTTAAAGAATTAGAAAAAAGTATAATACGAAATAATATTAGCAGTATATTATTTTGTAGTCCGCACAATCCTTCAGGTAAAATTTGGTCAAAGTCTGAATTAGATAGTTTAATTTATCTATGCAAAAAATATAATCTAACATTATTTGTAGATGAGGTTCACAGTGATTTGGTTATAGGTGAAAAAGAGTTTATATCAATGGCAAATTATTTTAATGAATACGAAAATATAATAATAAGTTCATCACCAAATAAAACATTTAATCTAGCAGGACTAAACGCTTCTTATTTATTAACACCAAATCAAGAATTTAAAGGTAAAATTGAAGAAGGATTAAAAAATAGAAAATTAAATCCTAATAGAGTTGGATACAGATTTCTTGTTTCCTGTTATGAAAAAGGAGAAAGATGGGTATATGAATTAAGAAATAATATAAAAGAAAACTATATCTTAGTAAAAGAGATACTTACAGGTAGTGATATAGAAATGATTAATCATCAAGCAGGTTATTTATTATGGATTAAGTTAAATAAAGTAAATGATATAGATAAATTTGTTATAGAATTAGCACAGGATACAGGTGTATTGCTTGAAACAGGGAGTAGATTTGTAGATAATTATGAGAATTTTGTTAGAGTTAATTTAGCTACTAGCAAAGATATATTAAGAGAAGCTATGAGAAGATTCAAAAGCTATTATGATAACAAATAA
- a CDS encoding M50 family metallopeptidase — protein MKKVANIVLMLIICVILLLLYTIVHEGAHAFFAVLFGGQISEFDINFLNGYPHVSYSGIFQPYQKAIISIAGPIIPAVLFFIILLYVNKSNAVVKKIKFITVIGILGTLLPNIILPIMYEAGFDASNEDVIKFIINSQVNGYLTAVIFALIFLLGCIVFIKKINLKEVLSEEINFNIENKKQVIMLIVCGIFTLFLIVGGCINILTNSYEASSMIKKYDENFSIKLNKNHYYNENIYEFEVNEEEIYDFYITGNCNEKLSIKLQGNVPIQGIRKKELQLFNGEGKINSTFTGWFLNKGKYKIVVSSHDNNGKIDFHINKKEALENKFSNEKIFNGIIPQLDNGYKLAAHENLIDCKDKCIYEFSLQDTENIKFSIFLTTKDGSAVVKLSGKDYEDILINDYQIFTDGRGMNLKEGDYKIMVTSSGCNGEIYLYVKRN, from the coding sequence ATGAAGAAAGTAGCAAATATAGTTTTAATGCTAATAATATGTGTAATATTGCTTTTGTTGTATACAATAGTGCATGAAGGCGCTCATGCATTTTTTGCGGTTTTATTTGGTGGGCAAATAAGTGAATTTGACATTAATTTTTTAAATGGATATCCACATGTAAGTTATTCAGGTATATTTCAGCCATATCAGAAGGCAATTATAAGTATAGCGGGACCAATTATACCGGCTGTTTTATTTTTTATTATCTTATTGTATGTTAATAAAAGTAATGCTGTAGTAAAAAAAATAAAATTCATAACTGTGATTGGTATATTAGGTACATTATTACCAAATATAATTCTACCTATCATGTATGAAGCTGGTTTTGATGCCTCCAATGAGGATGTTATAAAATTCATAATAAATTCACAAGTAAACGGTTATTTAACAGCTGTTATTTTTGCCTTGATTTTCTTATTAGGATGCATTGTCTTTATTAAAAAAATTAATTTAAAAGAAGTCTTAAGTGAAGAAATAAATTTTAATATAGAGAATAAAAAACAGGTTATAATGTTAATTGTTTGTGGAATATTTACTTTGTTTTTAATTGTTGGAGGTTGCATTAATATACTTACTAATTCGTACGAAGCATCAAGTATGATAAAAAAATATGATGAAAATTTTAGTATAAAGTTAAACAAAAATCACTACTATAATGAAAATATTTATGAATTTGAAGTAAATGAAGAGGAAATTTATGATTTTTATATTACAGGTAATTGTAATGAGAAACTTTCAATAAAACTACAAGGAAATGTTCCAATACAAGGAATTAGAAAAAAAGAGTTACAGTTGTTTAACGGAGAGGGCAAAATCAATAGTACATTTACCGGTTGGTTTTTAAATAAAGGAAAATACAAAATTGTTGTGTCATCACATGATAATAATGGGAAAATCGACTTTCATATAAACAAAAAAGAAGCTTTAGAAAATAAGTTTTCAAATGAAAAAATATTTAATGGGATTATTCCACAATTAGATAATGGATATAAACTTGCTGCTCACGAAAATTTGATTGACTGTAAAGACAAATGTATTTATGAGTTTTCATTACAGGATACGGAGAATATCAAATTCAGTATTTTTCTTACTACAAAAGATGGAAGTGCAGTAGTTAAGCTATCAGGGAAAGATTATGAAGATATATTAATTAACGATTACCAAATTTTTACTGATGGTAGAGGAATGAACTTAAAAGAAGGCGATTATAAAATTATGGTAACTTCAAGTGGTTGTAATGGTGAGATATATTTGTATGTCAAACGTAATTAA